One Bombus pyrosoma isolate SC7728 linkage group LG11, ASM1482585v1, whole genome shotgun sequence DNA segment encodes these proteins:
- the LOC122572743 gene encoding regulatory-associated protein of mTOR isoform X2 gives MAADEIFNERNVSLEKVRYKLFPSHGLTMSVIASKPCHEKENLKSTEEDDWKMQLAFCKPRHTATIEGVNCITQTWRMKERMKTVSVALVLCLNVGVDPPDIVKTQPCARLECWIDPLSVSPQKALETIGSNLQKQYERWQPRARYKQSLDPTVEEVKKLCTSLRRNAKEERVLFHYNGHGVPKPTSNGEIWVFNRTYTQYIPLSVYDLQTWMGAPSIYVYDCSNAGIIVESFQQFAEQHEKEYEMEKQAVQQNRATGVANATAPSYKNCIQLAACAANQILPMNPDLPADIFTSCLTTPIKIALRWFVMQNTSKLVPKISLDLIDKIPGQLTDRRTMLGELNWIFTAITDTIAWNTLPRDLFQRLFRQDLLVASLFRNFLLAERILRSYDCTPVSCPKLPPTYQHPMWQAWDLALDLCLAQLPSILENEDQFIHSPFFEEQLTAFQVWLTLGSKNRNPPEQLPIVLQVLLSQVHRLRALELLGRFLDLGPWAVNLALSVGIFPYVLKLLQSNARELRPLLVFIWAKILAVDSTCQADLVRDGGHKYFLSVLQDTSIPSEHRTLAAFVLASIVNDYRPGQVAANHGSLVSICLEQLGDSNALLRQWLCLCLARLWHNYDKARWCGVRDIAHEKLFILLQDPVPEVRAASVYALGTFINSVTTRSEHANNIDQIIAMTLINTVSHDMCPLVRKELVVALQWMVLHFENSFVTLALAEENSRKDLVVETLSPFSGMRRISSRDRLKMLSPNNTYSVDSTDGFGQDRIKRVSSSSSISSLGNNWEFVRKPCESLGHSSLGNLPSLSYGSVYMKLWHGLCSLDNDPHPVVATMSQKVTNHIRNQVKESSAPKEVIETKISSSLSLPPSPSNRTTYLSNSKGESPPTVNSGTDLLRSSRIPLHGNRSRKPIPNTISEEADEVAGIKTPLTTSQFVEWSCAQFAQPVSLEIETESMNDMESRAHYEREWRYLRNKKQRCDAKEEQLRAVQSRVESQVFHTRCSHSPEVLTFHPFEPHLAVALKDYFGVWDCQTGTKLTYCASHGNKMSRITALEFINAHDITLLVAGSDDGSVRVWKNYSSMLNRDPVLLTAWQAMADIQPATKATTAGLVTKWEQRSLTLAVTGDVRIVRLWDAETELKKQDIPTGADCCATCVDVDGIGAMMAVGCGDGSVRLFDRRLPPLESRVMIWREHTAWVLGTSLRKCERSAPQLFTGSSSGDIRIFDLRKNSSVSTVQITQGITALAAHEMADIFACGSTNHCISVYNTMGQHLNTIKFHEGFMATRISPVSCLSFHPYRVILAAGCVDNTITAYASEPRR, from the exons ATGGCGGCTGATGAA ATCTTCAACGAACGAAACGTGTCTCTCGAAAAAGTAAGATATAAACTTTTCCCGAGTCACGGGCTTACAATGTCAGTAATTGCCTCAAAGCCATGCCACGAGAAAGAGAATTTGAAATCGACGGAGGAGGACGATTGGAAAATGCAGCTTGCATTTTGCAAACCACGGCATACAGCAACGATTGAAGGCGTAAATTGCATTACACAGACATGGAGGATGAAAGAACGG aTGAAAACTGTGAGCGTGGCTCTAGTTTTATGTTTAAACGTTGGTGTTGATCCACCGGACATTGTCAAGACGCAACCGTGCGCACGTCTCGAGTGTTGGATCg atccTTTGTCAGTGAGTCCACAGAAAGCTTTAGAAACTATAGGTTCTAATTTACAAAAACAGTATGAACGATGGCAACCAAGAGCTCGTTACAAACAAAGTTTAGACCCCACTGTTgaagaagttaaaaaattgtgtacTTCTTTGAGACGAAATGCAAAGGAGGAAAGAgttctttttcattataatGGTCATGGTGTTCCTAAACCTACTAGTAATGGTGAAATTTGGGTATTTAATAGA ACATATACACAATACATTCCTTTGTCCGTATATGATTTACAAACATGGATGGGTGCACCTAGCATCTATGTATATGACTGCTCTAATGCAGGTATCATTGTAGAGTCTTTTCAACAATTTGCAGAGCAACACGAGAAAGAATATGag ATGGAAAAGCAGGCAGTTCAGCAAAATCGTGCAACTGGAGTTGCAAATGCCACTGCACCAtcctataaaaattgtatccaATTGGCAGCATGCGCTGCTAATCAAATTTTACCTATGAATCCAGACTTACCTGCAGACATATTTACATCATGTCTTACAACTCCAATAAAAATAGCATTGCGATg GTTTGTCATGCAAAATACATCAAAGTTGGTACCAAAAATATCACTAGATTTAATTGACAA AATTCCAGGACAATTGACTGATAGAAGAACAATGTTAGGGGAACTTAATTGGATTTTTACAGCAATTACTGACACTATTGCATGGAACACATTGCCAAGAG atttatttcaGAGATTATTCAGACAAGATTTATTAGTAGCtagtttatttagaaatttcttacTTGCTGAAAGAATACTTCGCTCATATGACTGCACTCCAGTTTCTTGCCCAAAATTACCACCTACTTATCag CACCCTATGTGGCAGGCATGGGATTTGGCACTTGATCTCTGCTTAGCACAATTGCCATCTATTCTTGAAAATGAAGATCAATTTATACATTCACCCTTTTTTGAAGAACAATTGACAGCCTTTCAAGTATGGCTTACACTAGGTTCTAAGAATCGCAATCCTCCAGAGCAACTGCCAATAGTACTACAAGTGTTATTAAGTCAAGTTCATAGACTAAGAGCGTTAGAGTTATTAGGGCGTTTTCTTGATCTTGGTCCATGGGCAGTGAACTTGGCTCTTAGTGTAGGCATTTTTCcatatgttttaaaattacttcaaAGTAATGCCAGAGAACTACGTCCACTACTTGTTTTCATTTGGGCAAAAATTCTTGCAGTTGATAGT acTTGTCAAGCAGATCTCGTACGAGATGGAggacataaatattttttatctgttCTTCAGGATACTTCCATACCg AGTGAACATAGGACGTTAGCAGCATTTGTTTTGGCTAGCATTGTAAATGACTATCGACCGGGTCAAGTAGCTGCAAATCATGGCAGTCTCGTCTCAATTTGTCTGGAACAACTTGGAGATTCAAATGCTTTATTACGACAATGGCTATGTTTGTGCCTCGCGAGACTTTGGCATAATTATGACAAAGCAAGATGGTGTGGTGTCAGAGACATTGCCCACGAAAAgctgtttatattattacaggACCCAGTTCCTGAG gTTCGAGCGGCGAGTGTTTATGCTTTGGGAACATTCATAAATAGTGTAACAACACGAAGTGAACATGCGAATAATATTGATCAAATTATAGCTATGACGCTTATTAATACTGTGTCTCATGACATGTGTCCCTTAGTTAGAAAA GAATTAGTAGTAGCACTTCAGTGGATGGtattacattttgaaaattcgtttgTAACATTAGCATTGGCTGAAGAAAATAGTCGAAAAGATCTCGTAGTGGAGACGTTATCGCCATTTAGTGGAATGAGACGTATTAGTTCTAGAGATAGGTTGAAAATGCTTTCTCCGAACAACACGTACAGTGTGGATAGTACAGATGGATTTGGTCAGGATCGTATTAAAAGAgtgtcgtcgtcatcgtctaTTAGTAGCTTAG GAAATAATTGGGAGTTCGTGAGGAAACCTTGCGAGTCACTTG gGCACAGTTCTCTTGGAAATTTACCAAGTCTTTCCTATGGTAGtgtatatatgaaattgtGGCATGGCTTATGCAGTCTTGACAATGATCCTCATCCTGTGGTTGCTACTATGTCTCAGAAGGTCACGAATCATATTCGAAATCAG GTCAAAGAATCCTCTGCACCTAAGGAagtaattgaaacaaaaatatcttcgTCATTGTCTCTTCCGCCTTCTCCATCAAATCGTACTACATATTTAAG taatagcAAAGGAGAATCACCACCTACAGTAAACTCTGGGACAGATTTATTACGTTCGTCGAGAATACCATTGCATGGCAATCGTTCAAGAAAACCAATTCCCAATACA atTTCAGAAGAAGCAGATGAAGTTGCTGGAATTAAAACACCATTAACTACTTCACAATTTGTTGAGTGGAGTTGTGCTCAATTTGCTCAGCCTGTTAGTTTAGAAATTGAAACTGAATCAATGAATGACATGGAAAGTAGAGCACATTATGAAAGAGAATGGCG ATACttaagaaataagaaacaaagatGTGATGCAAAAGAAGAACAATTACGTGCAGTACAAAGTAGGGTAGAATCACAAGTATTTCACACAAGGTGTTCACATTCTCCAGAAGTTTTAACATTTCATCCTTTTGAACCTCATTTGGCTGTAGCATTGAAAGATTACTTTGG gGTATGGGATTGTCAAACCGGTACAAAATTAACTTATTGTGCAAGTcatggaaataaaatgtctCGTATTACAGCGCTGGAGTTTATTAATGctcatgatataacgttattagtggCTGGATCTGACGATGGTTCGGTTAGAGTGTGGAAAAATTATAGTAGTATGTTAAATCGCGATCCAGTTTTACTTACTGCTTGGCAAGCAATGGCTGATATACAACCTGCAACAAAAGCAACTACCG CTGGATTAGTTACTAAGTGGGAGCAAAGATCTCTTACATTGGCTGTAACAGGTGACGTTCGTATTGTCAGACTTTGGGATGCAGAGActgaattaaagaaacaagatATACCAACAGGTGCTGATTGTTGTGCTACATGCGTTGATGTCGATGGTATAG GTGCCATGATGGCAGTAGGTTGCGGAGATGGTTCAGTTCGTTTATTTGATAGAAGATTGCCCCCTTTAGAATCAAGAGTTATGATTTGGAGAGAGCATACAGCATGGGTGCTAGGCACATCTTTGAGAAAATGTGAAAGATCTGCGCCGCAACTGTTCACTGGATCATCTTCAGGagatattagaatatttgatcttagaaaaaattcttctGTGAGCACTGTACAGATAACACAAGGTATTACAGCATTGGCAGCACATGAAATGGCTGATATTTTTGCATG TGGATCAACAAATCACTGCATAAGTGTATATAACACTATGGGTCAACACCTAaacacaataaaatttcatgaagGATTTATGGCCACTCGTATTAGTCCAGTAAGTTGTCTAAGTTTTCATCCCTATCGTGTGATTCTAGCAGCTGGTTGCGTAGACAATACTATCACAGCATATGCATCTGAACCACGCAGATGA
- the LOC122572743 gene encoding regulatory-associated protein of mTOR isoform X1, whose product MAADEIFNERNVSLEKVRYKLFPSHGLTMSVIASKPCHEKENLKSTEEDDWKMQLAFCKPRHTATIEGVNCITQTWRMKERMKTVSVALVLCLNVGVDPPDIVKTQPCARLECWIDPLSVSPQKALETIGSNLQKQYERWQPRARYKQSLDPTVEEVKKLCTSLRRNAKEERVLFHYNGHGVPKPTSNGEIWVFNRTYTQYIPLSVYDLQTWMGAPSIYVYDCSNAGIIVESFQQFAEQHEKEYEMEKQAVQQNRATGVANATAPSYKNCIQLAACAANQILPMNPDLPADIFTSCLTTPIKIALRWFVMQNTSKLVPKISLDLIDKIPGQLTDRRTMLGELNWIFTAITDTIAWNTLPRDLFQRLFRQDLLVASLFRNFLLAERILRSYDCTPVSCPKLPPTYQHPMWQAWDLALDLCLAQLPSILENEDQFIHSPFFEEQLTAFQVWLTLGSKNRNPPEQLPIVLQVLLSQVHRLRALELLGRFLDLGPWAVNLALSVGIFPYVLKLLQSNARELRPLLVFIWAKILAVDSTCQADLVRDGGHKYFLSVLQDTSIPSEHRTLAAFVLASIVNDYRPGQVAANHGSLVSICLEQLGDSNALLRQWLCLCLARLWHNYDKARWCGVRDIAHEKLFILLQDPVPEVRAASVYALGTFINSVTTRSEHANNIDQIIAMTLINTVSHDMCPLVRKELVVALQWMVLHFENSFVTLALAEENSRKDLVVETLSPFSGMRRISSRDRLKMLSPNNTYSVDSTDGFGQDRIKRVSSSSSISSLGNNWEFVRKPCESLGHSSLGNLPSLSYGSVYMKLWHGLCSLDNDPHPVVATMSQKVTNHIRNQVKESSAPKEVIETKISSSLSLPPSPSNRTTYLSNSKGESPPTVNSGTDLLRSSRIPLHGNRSRKPIPNTISEEADEVAGIKTPLTTSQFVEWSCAQFAQPVSLEIETESMNDMESRAHYEREWRYLRNKKQRCDAKEEQLRAVQSRVESQVFHTRCSHSPEVLTFHPFEPHLAVALKDYFGVWDCQTGTKLTYCASHGNKMSRITALEFINAHDITLLVAGSDDGSVRVWKNYSSMLNRDPVLLTAWQAMADIQPATKATTATAGLVTKWEQRSLTLAVTGDVRIVRLWDAETELKKQDIPTGADCCATCVDVDGIGAMMAVGCGDGSVRLFDRRLPPLESRVMIWREHTAWVLGTSLRKCERSAPQLFTGSSSGDIRIFDLRKNSSVSTVQITQGITALAAHEMADIFACGSTNHCISVYNTMGQHLNTIKFHEGFMATRISPVSCLSFHPYRVILAAGCVDNTITAYASEPRR is encoded by the exons ATGGCGGCTGATGAA ATCTTCAACGAACGAAACGTGTCTCTCGAAAAAGTAAGATATAAACTTTTCCCGAGTCACGGGCTTACAATGTCAGTAATTGCCTCAAAGCCATGCCACGAGAAAGAGAATTTGAAATCGACGGAGGAGGACGATTGGAAAATGCAGCTTGCATTTTGCAAACCACGGCATACAGCAACGATTGAAGGCGTAAATTGCATTACACAGACATGGAGGATGAAAGAACGG aTGAAAACTGTGAGCGTGGCTCTAGTTTTATGTTTAAACGTTGGTGTTGATCCACCGGACATTGTCAAGACGCAACCGTGCGCACGTCTCGAGTGTTGGATCg atccTTTGTCAGTGAGTCCACAGAAAGCTTTAGAAACTATAGGTTCTAATTTACAAAAACAGTATGAACGATGGCAACCAAGAGCTCGTTACAAACAAAGTTTAGACCCCACTGTTgaagaagttaaaaaattgtgtacTTCTTTGAGACGAAATGCAAAGGAGGAAAGAgttctttttcattataatGGTCATGGTGTTCCTAAACCTACTAGTAATGGTGAAATTTGGGTATTTAATAGA ACATATACACAATACATTCCTTTGTCCGTATATGATTTACAAACATGGATGGGTGCACCTAGCATCTATGTATATGACTGCTCTAATGCAGGTATCATTGTAGAGTCTTTTCAACAATTTGCAGAGCAACACGAGAAAGAATATGag ATGGAAAAGCAGGCAGTTCAGCAAAATCGTGCAACTGGAGTTGCAAATGCCACTGCACCAtcctataaaaattgtatccaATTGGCAGCATGCGCTGCTAATCAAATTTTACCTATGAATCCAGACTTACCTGCAGACATATTTACATCATGTCTTACAACTCCAATAAAAATAGCATTGCGATg GTTTGTCATGCAAAATACATCAAAGTTGGTACCAAAAATATCACTAGATTTAATTGACAA AATTCCAGGACAATTGACTGATAGAAGAACAATGTTAGGGGAACTTAATTGGATTTTTACAGCAATTACTGACACTATTGCATGGAACACATTGCCAAGAG atttatttcaGAGATTATTCAGACAAGATTTATTAGTAGCtagtttatttagaaatttcttacTTGCTGAAAGAATACTTCGCTCATATGACTGCACTCCAGTTTCTTGCCCAAAATTACCACCTACTTATCag CACCCTATGTGGCAGGCATGGGATTTGGCACTTGATCTCTGCTTAGCACAATTGCCATCTATTCTTGAAAATGAAGATCAATTTATACATTCACCCTTTTTTGAAGAACAATTGACAGCCTTTCAAGTATGGCTTACACTAGGTTCTAAGAATCGCAATCCTCCAGAGCAACTGCCAATAGTACTACAAGTGTTATTAAGTCAAGTTCATAGACTAAGAGCGTTAGAGTTATTAGGGCGTTTTCTTGATCTTGGTCCATGGGCAGTGAACTTGGCTCTTAGTGTAGGCATTTTTCcatatgttttaaaattacttcaaAGTAATGCCAGAGAACTACGTCCACTACTTGTTTTCATTTGGGCAAAAATTCTTGCAGTTGATAGT acTTGTCAAGCAGATCTCGTACGAGATGGAggacataaatattttttatctgttCTTCAGGATACTTCCATACCg AGTGAACATAGGACGTTAGCAGCATTTGTTTTGGCTAGCATTGTAAATGACTATCGACCGGGTCAAGTAGCTGCAAATCATGGCAGTCTCGTCTCAATTTGTCTGGAACAACTTGGAGATTCAAATGCTTTATTACGACAATGGCTATGTTTGTGCCTCGCGAGACTTTGGCATAATTATGACAAAGCAAGATGGTGTGGTGTCAGAGACATTGCCCACGAAAAgctgtttatattattacaggACCCAGTTCCTGAG gTTCGAGCGGCGAGTGTTTATGCTTTGGGAACATTCATAAATAGTGTAACAACACGAAGTGAACATGCGAATAATATTGATCAAATTATAGCTATGACGCTTATTAATACTGTGTCTCATGACATGTGTCCCTTAGTTAGAAAA GAATTAGTAGTAGCACTTCAGTGGATGGtattacattttgaaaattcgtttgTAACATTAGCATTGGCTGAAGAAAATAGTCGAAAAGATCTCGTAGTGGAGACGTTATCGCCATTTAGTGGAATGAGACGTATTAGTTCTAGAGATAGGTTGAAAATGCTTTCTCCGAACAACACGTACAGTGTGGATAGTACAGATGGATTTGGTCAGGATCGTATTAAAAGAgtgtcgtcgtcatcgtctaTTAGTAGCTTAG GAAATAATTGGGAGTTCGTGAGGAAACCTTGCGAGTCACTTG gGCACAGTTCTCTTGGAAATTTACCAAGTCTTTCCTATGGTAGtgtatatatgaaattgtGGCATGGCTTATGCAGTCTTGACAATGATCCTCATCCTGTGGTTGCTACTATGTCTCAGAAGGTCACGAATCATATTCGAAATCAG GTCAAAGAATCCTCTGCACCTAAGGAagtaattgaaacaaaaatatcttcgTCATTGTCTCTTCCGCCTTCTCCATCAAATCGTACTACATATTTAAG taatagcAAAGGAGAATCACCACCTACAGTAAACTCTGGGACAGATTTATTACGTTCGTCGAGAATACCATTGCATGGCAATCGTTCAAGAAAACCAATTCCCAATACA atTTCAGAAGAAGCAGATGAAGTTGCTGGAATTAAAACACCATTAACTACTTCACAATTTGTTGAGTGGAGTTGTGCTCAATTTGCTCAGCCTGTTAGTTTAGAAATTGAAACTGAATCAATGAATGACATGGAAAGTAGAGCACATTATGAAAGAGAATGGCG ATACttaagaaataagaaacaaagatGTGATGCAAAAGAAGAACAATTACGTGCAGTACAAAGTAGGGTAGAATCACAAGTATTTCACACAAGGTGTTCACATTCTCCAGAAGTTTTAACATTTCATCCTTTTGAACCTCATTTGGCTGTAGCATTGAAAGATTACTTTGG gGTATGGGATTGTCAAACCGGTACAAAATTAACTTATTGTGCAAGTcatggaaataaaatgtctCGTATTACAGCGCTGGAGTTTATTAATGctcatgatataacgttattagtggCTGGATCTGACGATGGTTCGGTTAGAGTGTGGAAAAATTATAGTAGTATGTTAAATCGCGATCCAGTTTTACTTACTGCTTGGCAAGCAATGGCTGATATACAACCTGCAACAAAAGCAACTACCG CAACAGCTGGATTAGTTACTAAGTGGGAGCAAAGATCTCTTACATTGGCTGTAACAGGTGACGTTCGTATTGTCAGACTTTGGGATGCAGAGActgaattaaagaaacaagatATACCAACAGGTGCTGATTGTTGTGCTACATGCGTTGATGTCGATGGTATAG GTGCCATGATGGCAGTAGGTTGCGGAGATGGTTCAGTTCGTTTATTTGATAGAAGATTGCCCCCTTTAGAATCAAGAGTTATGATTTGGAGAGAGCATACAGCATGGGTGCTAGGCACATCTTTGAGAAAATGTGAAAGATCTGCGCCGCAACTGTTCACTGGATCATCTTCAGGagatattagaatatttgatcttagaaaaaattcttctGTGAGCACTGTACAGATAACACAAGGTATTACAGCATTGGCAGCACATGAAATGGCTGATATTTTTGCATG TGGATCAACAAATCACTGCATAAGTGTATATAACACTATGGGTCAACACCTAaacacaataaaatttcatgaagGATTTATGGCCACTCGTATTAGTCCAGTAAGTTGTCTAAGTTTTCATCCCTATCGTGTGATTCTAGCAGCTGGTTGCGTAGACAATACTATCACAGCATATGCATCTGAACCACGCAGATGA